A portion of the Halodesulfovibrio aestuarii DSM 17919 = ATCC 29578 genome contains these proteins:
- a CDS encoding NUDIX hydrolase codes for MSDIIYPNTSTDDAASHGRHIEVVDSCGKPLMVVPSATAHAQRLAMKSVFVFIYNKQGKFFLQRRADNKTLAPGMWDISAATHVAANEALEASAERVLLKELNLTSISLHYKNSQQVRIDDATLWSSIYSANIGARTITPNPEEVQDGLYVDAEELQSLYEHFPDLLTSILKWAIRENIIFTDSI; via the coding sequence ATGTCAGACATTATTTATCCAAATACTTCCACCGATGATGCCGCTTCTCACGGACGTCATATTGAAGTTGTAGACAGCTGTGGCAAACCACTCATGGTCGTACCCTCAGCAACAGCGCATGCACAGCGTCTTGCAATGAAATCTGTCTTCGTTTTTATATATAACAAACAAGGGAAATTTTTCCTGCAACGGCGAGCTGATAATAAAACATTAGCGCCCGGAATGTGGGATATCTCTGCCGCAACACACGTAGCTGCAAATGAAGCACTTGAAGCATCTGCCGAAAGAGTGCTGCTCAAAGAACTCAACCTGACTTCTATATCTTTACATTATAAAAACTCACAGCAAGTACGTATAGATGATGCAACCCTGTGGAGTTCTATTTACTCTGCCAACATCGGGGCACGTACGATTACTCCGAACCCAGAAGAAGTTCAGGATGGACTCTATGTTGATGCAGAAGAATTGCAATCACTCTATGAACACTTTCCAGACCTGCTCACGTCTATCCTAAAATGGGCCATACGCGAAAATATCATTTTTACAGACTCGATATGA
- a CDS encoding GAF domain-containing protein, producing the protein MNTTACYERILGIICSVFDAYSAVLIMPDRSGNHFSVASSFSLGDMVNKKETFSAGTGKGLVGWIISNEAPMLVNDFDTRQYNLGYYAQNEETKIKAFMGVPLKNGAGVLCLDSKRQYSFSSKDQKILQLFGELVYEVHSRSFVVEEQVNLSQQYHCLQVIYSLRNHLKKWDSFLSKFLVLLSDTSHFEYCSLATRDEGGQNYHIEGENYQLLQGEVEEIPYGSGLVGWVFKNSTPFFVEGGKAASQTSPLYGKKKGVPQFVSVICIPLEIGGMTRGVLTLASETSKVIPEELKTFCQMASEHLSLFLENLYLRSKLYEAHRQVDDLQRAAAYEHENEALFSFSSKTQESE; encoded by the coding sequence ATGAATACAACCGCTTGTTATGAAAGAATTTTAGGCATTATTTGTAGTGTCTTCGACGCATACTCTGCCGTGCTGATTATGCCGGATCGCTCCGGTAATCACTTCTCTGTGGCCAGCAGTTTTAGTCTTGGTGATATGGTAAATAAGAAAGAGACGTTCTCTGCTGGAACTGGGAAAGGCCTCGTTGGGTGGATCATTAGCAATGAAGCACCAATGCTGGTTAACGACTTTGATACCAGACAATACAACTTGGGGTATTATGCGCAGAATGAAGAAACTAAAATTAAGGCCTTTATGGGGGTGCCTCTTAAAAATGGTGCCGGGGTGTTGTGTTTAGACAGTAAAAGACAGTATTCATTTTCGAGTAAGGATCAGAAAATTCTACAACTGTTCGGGGAACTAGTGTACGAGGTGCATTCCCGTTCTTTTGTTGTTGAAGAGCAGGTTAATTTGTCGCAGCAATACCATTGTTTGCAGGTTATTTATTCATTGCGTAATCACTTGAAAAAATGGGACTCTTTTTTGTCTAAGTTCTTAGTCCTTCTTTCAGACACCTCGCATTTTGAATATTGTAGTTTGGCAACACGGGATGAGGGCGGTCAAAATTATCATATTGAAGGTGAAAATTATCAACTGCTACAGGGTGAAGTGGAAGAGATTCCATACGGTAGCGGATTGGTTGGATGGGTGTTTAAAAATAGCACGCCTTTCTTTGTGGAAGGCGGCAAAGCTGCAAGTCAAACTTCTCCATTATATGGCAAGAAAAAGGGTGTGCCCCAGTTTGTCAGCGTGATATGTATTCCGCTGGAAATAGGTGGTATGACTCGAGGTGTTTTAACGCTTGCGAGTGAAACGTCTAAAGTGATCCCTGAGGAGCTTAAGACGTTTTGCCAGATGGCTTCAGAGCATCTTTCATTATTTTTGGAGAATTTGTATCTACGCAGCAAACTGTATGAGGCGCATCGACAGGTTGATGACCTGCAGCGCGCTGCAGCTTACGAACATGAGAATGAAGCTCTTTTTTCATTTTCATCTAAGACCCAAGAGAGCGAATAA
- the gpmI gene encoding 2,3-bisphosphoglycerate-independent phosphoglycerate mutase has product MSTMTPTLLLILDGWGIAPAGEGNAISLANTPNLDHLVADYPMSRLACSGRAVGLPEGFMGNSEVGHMNIGAGRIVYQDMTLIDVALEEDKFQKNLVLNNVMTSAKAKGGTVHLMGLLSDGGVHSHIRHLIALLEMAKVIDVDVCVHVFLDGRDTSPTSGLGFVKQLLEAIDRIGAGRIASISGRYYAMDRDKRWDRNQLAWDCFVHGKARIATDPLKAIQDSYDEGITDEFFVPTSIIEQGGEPTVMKDGDSVFMFNFRADRMRQMAQAMCTDSFANFERGNFPKLSALASMTCYERAFGFPVAFAKDDCPDPLGEVVSKLGVKQLRIAETEKYAHVTYFFNCGREEPFENEDRELISSPRDVATYDLKPQMSVEEVTDKLLTAIASKEYSLIVCNFANLDMVGHTGIIDAAIKACEAVDVCVGKVINAVRSNGGRALVTADHGNAEELLNAAGKTHTAHTTNPVPIVLVDENASLKLREEGKLGDIAPTILDLWNIEQPAAMNGTSLICKD; this is encoded by the coding sequence ATGAGCACCATGACACCAACCCTTTTGTTGATTCTTGATGGTTGGGGCATTGCTCCTGCAGGAGAAGGGAACGCAATTTCTCTTGCGAATACACCTAACCTTGATCATTTAGTTGCTGATTATCCGATGTCCCGTCTCGCTTGTTCCGGTCGTGCTGTTGGGCTTCCGGAAGGCTTTATGGGAAACTCTGAAGTCGGGCACATGAATATCGGTGCAGGTCGGATTGTATATCAGGATATGACGCTTATTGATGTTGCACTTGAAGAAGACAAGTTCCAGAAGAACCTTGTTCTTAATAATGTTATGACGTCAGCAAAAGCGAAGGGTGGGACAGTCCATTTGATGGGCCTTCTTTCCGATGGTGGTGTTCATAGCCATATTAGGCATTTGATTGCGTTGCTTGAAATGGCGAAAGTCATCGATGTTGATGTTTGTGTGCACGTGTTCCTTGACGGCCGTGACACCTCTCCTACAAGCGGGCTTGGTTTTGTAAAACAGCTTCTTGAAGCGATTGATCGAATCGGTGCAGGTCGTATTGCATCTATTTCTGGTCGTTATTACGCGATGGATCGTGATAAGCGCTGGGATCGTAACCAGCTTGCATGGGATTGTTTTGTGCATGGCAAGGCTAGAATCGCAACTGATCCATTGAAAGCTATTCAGGATTCCTATGATGAAGGAATCACAGATGAATTCTTTGTACCGACATCAATTATTGAGCAGGGCGGTGAGCCAACTGTAATGAAAGATGGCGATTCTGTTTTTATGTTCAACTTCAGGGCAGATCGTATGCGCCAAATGGCACAGGCTATGTGTACTGATAGCTTTGCCAATTTTGAACGGGGCAATTTCCCTAAATTATCCGCGCTTGCTTCTATGACTTGCTACGAACGAGCTTTTGGCTTTCCTGTTGCATTTGCTAAAGATGACTGTCCGGATCCTTTAGGAGAAGTTGTCTCAAAGCTAGGTGTTAAGCAGCTTCGCATTGCAGAGACTGAAAAGTATGCTCATGTGACGTACTTCTTTAACTGTGGTCGTGAAGAGCCCTTTGAGAATGAAGATAGAGAACTGATTAGTTCACCTCGAGATGTGGCCACATACGATTTGAAGCCACAAATGAGTGTTGAAGAAGTTACAGATAAACTTCTTACTGCGATTGCTTCGAAAGAATATTCTTTGATTGTCTGTAATTTTGCTAACTTGGACATGGTTGGCCACACTGGAATTATTGATGCTGCAATCAAAGCGTGTGAAGCCGTCGATGTATGTGTAGGCAAGGTTATCAATGCTGTTCGAAGTAACGGCGGTAGAGCTTTGGTTACTGCTGACCATGGCAACGCAGAAGAGTTGCTTAACGCAGCTGGTAAAACGCATACTGCACACACTACCAATCCTGTTCCGATAGTTCTTGTTGATGAGAACGCTTCTTTGAAGCTTCGCGAAGAGGGTAAATTAGGTGATATTGCACCAACTATTCTTGATCTGTGGAATATTGAGCAGCCTGCTGCGATGAACGGAACAAGTCTTATTTGTAAGGACTAA
- a CDS encoding sodium-dependent transporter, translating into MENREQWGSRAGFILAAVGSAIGLGNIWRFPYIAYENGGGAFFVPYIFALLTAGIPFMIMEFGLGHKYKGSAPKVLAAVNAKFEWLGWVQIITAAIIAVYYAAVIGWTINYLGFAFDGAWGADTKGFFFGEYLGLTSSPTELGGVRWPIFGACALTWGLTWLACNSGIRNGIERACKILIPLLFALVLVFIGRVITLPGATDGLDFLFTPDFSKLTDFSVWAAAYGQIFYSLSIGFGIMVAYSSYLPKKADISNNAAITVFINCGFSTLAGIMIFSVLGSMAHSTGKAVADVAGSGVGLAFITIPAAINTMPAPLFFGTIFFLCLTMAGVSSHISIVEAVSSSVIDKFGVSRQKVVTTFCIVGFALTSVLTTGAGLLILDIVDHFSNTICILFSALVEIILMSWVIGLDDIREDVNAHSDFSVGKLWAFSLRIITVLVLGYSFLSGLYTKITVPYGGYPTFDLVMLGWSILPLAILVAIFLQKKQAHKHFQHYS; encoded by the coding sequence ATGGAAAATCGTGAACAGTGGGGATCCCGTGCGGGATTCATTCTTGCTGCTGTAGGTTCTGCTATCGGATTGGGTAATATCTGGCGTTTCCCGTACATTGCGTATGAAAACGGCGGTGGTGCGTTCTTTGTTCCTTACATTTTCGCTCTGCTGACCGCAGGTATTCCGTTTATGATCATGGAATTTGGCCTTGGTCATAAATACAAAGGTTCTGCTCCAAAAGTTCTTGCCGCTGTTAACGCAAAATTTGAATGGCTTGGCTGGGTACAAATTATCACCGCAGCAATTATTGCAGTATATTATGCTGCTGTAATAGGCTGGACAATTAACTATCTTGGCTTTGCTTTTGATGGCGCTTGGGGTGCTGATACAAAAGGTTTCTTCTTTGGTGAGTACCTCGGTCTTACTTCTTCCCCGACTGAACTTGGTGGAGTTCGCTGGCCGATCTTTGGTGCTTGCGCACTTACCTGGGGGTTAACTTGGCTTGCTTGTAACTCCGGTATCCGCAACGGAATTGAACGTGCTTGTAAAATTCTTATCCCGCTTCTTTTTGCATTAGTACTTGTGTTTATCGGTCGTGTGATCACACTTCCTGGTGCAACCGATGGTTTGGATTTCCTTTTCACTCCAGATTTCTCAAAGCTTACAGACTTCAGTGTTTGGGCAGCTGCATATGGTCAGATCTTCTACTCGCTGTCCATTGGCTTCGGTATTATGGTCGCATACTCAAGCTACCTTCCTAAGAAGGCCGATATTAGTAACAATGCCGCTATAACAGTTTTTATTAACTGTGGATTCTCTACACTTGCTGGTATTATGATCTTCTCTGTACTTGGTAGTATGGCCCATTCCACCGGTAAGGCTGTTGCTGATGTTGCCGGTTCTGGTGTGGGGCTTGCCTTCATTACGATTCCGGCTGCAATTAACACTATGCCGGCACCGCTGTTCTTTGGTACAATTTTCTTCCTGTGTCTCACAATGGCTGGCGTTAGCTCACACATTTCTATTGTTGAAGCTGTGTCTTCTTCTGTGATCGACAAATTTGGCGTTTCTCGCCAGAAAGTTGTAACTACTTTTTGTATTGTTGGTTTTGCTCTTACTTCAGTATTAACCACTGGTGCGGGTTTGCTGATTCTCGATATCGTTGACCATTTCAGTAACACAATCTGCATACTTTTTTCAGCGCTCGTTGAAATTATCCTTATGAGTTGGGTTATCGGTCTTGATGACATTCGCGAAGACGTTAATGCTCACTCAGACTTCTCTGTTGGTAAGCTTTGGGCATTCAGCCTTCGGATCATTACTGTGCTTGTCCTTGGCTACTCCTTCCTTTCTGGC
- the tpiA gene encoding triose-phosphate isomerase, translated as MKKLMAANWKMFKTAQDAKETAAELVELVGELSEDREVVVFPPFTALHAAGGVFSQHEGYSFGGQNVCAALEGAFTGEISPLMLKDAGCTWVLTGHSERRALFGETSEQVGEKTTFALNNGLNVCLCIGETLEEREAGKLEAVISEQLEKGLATIPDVAPECLAVAYEPVWAIGTGKVAGPEEIVEAHAIVRAKLLDILKGKANTTRVLYGGSVKPENATQIIALDNVDGVLVGGASLKAESFSKIVTA; from the coding sequence ATGAAAAAGCTTATGGCTGCAAACTGGAAAATGTTCAAAACTGCTCAGGACGCTAAAGAAACCGCAGCGGAGCTCGTTGAACTTGTTGGTGAGCTTTCTGAAGACAGAGAAGTTGTTGTGTTCCCTCCGTTCACGGCTCTGCATGCCGCAGGCGGAGTGTTCTCTCAACATGAAGGCTACTCTTTTGGTGGGCAGAATGTTTGTGCAGCCCTCGAAGGTGCATTTACTGGTGAAATTTCTCCACTAATGCTTAAAGATGCCGGTTGTACTTGGGTTCTCACAGGTCACTCCGAACGCCGTGCTCTTTTTGGCGAAACCAGCGAACAAGTTGGCGAAAAAACAACTTTTGCACTGAATAACGGTCTTAATGTTTGCCTTTGCATTGGTGAGACTCTTGAAGAGCGTGAAGCTGGTAAGCTTGAAGCAGTTATTTCTGAACAGCTTGAAAAAGGTCTTGCAACTATTCCTGATGTAGCTCCTGAATGCCTTGCTGTTGCGTACGAGCCTGTTTGGGCTATCGGTACCGGCAAAGTTGCTGGTCCTGAAGAGATTGTAGAAGCTCATGCGATTGTTCGTGCTAAACTTCTTGATATTTTGAAAGGAAAAGCTAATACTACCCGCGTTCTTTATGGCGGAAGTGTTAAGCCAGAAAATGCTACTCAGATCATTGCACTTGACAATGTTGACGGTGTCTTGGTAGGAGGCGCTTCCTTGAAGGCTGAAAGCTTCAGCAAAATTGTTACTGCTTAG
- a CDS encoding rod shape-determining protein produces the protein MLGKLLSMFGKDLAMDLGTANTLLYTKKDGIVLNEPSVVAIDVERNSVLAVGREAKEFLGRTPQRIRAIRPMKDGVIADFEVTKQMISYFIKKVITGFSLVKPNIVICVPTGITQVEKRAVIESAQQAGARDVKLVEEPMAAAIGAARPIHQPVGTMVVDIGGGTTEVAIISLSAIAYAESVRVAGDALNNAVQRYFQEEFQLLVGENQAEKVKMTIGSAFPLPEPLVMTVPGKDIVSGTPTSVEVTDEDIRIALSESVRAIVFAVRKALEKTPPELASDIAEHGLLLAGGGALLKGLNELIMQETGLQVVIDEDPLTTVVRGTGKTLEDRAKFSDVYIN, from the coding sequence ATGCTGGGAAAACTCTTGAGCATGTTCGGAAAAGATCTGGCTATGGATCTTGGAACTGCTAATACGCTTCTATATACAAAAAAAGACGGTATCGTGCTTAATGAACCGTCAGTTGTTGCGATTGATGTTGAACGCAACAGCGTGCTTGCCGTCGGGCGTGAAGCGAAAGAATTTCTTGGTCGTACACCTCAGCGTATCCGTGCAATCCGTCCTATGAAGGATGGTGTCATTGCGGATTTTGAGGTTACCAAGCAAATGATTTCATATTTTATTAAAAAGGTTATCACCGGCTTTAGCCTTGTGAAGCCGAATATTGTTATCTGTGTGCCTACTGGTATTACTCAGGTTGAAAAGCGTGCTGTAATTGAATCTGCTCAACAGGCAGGCGCTCGAGATGTAAAACTTGTAGAAGAACCGATGGCTGCGGCAATCGGGGCTGCTCGTCCTATTCACCAACCGGTTGGAACCATGGTTGTTGATATTGGCGGTGGTACTACAGAAGTTGCAATCATCTCTTTATCTGCAATTGCCTACGCTGAATCAGTCCGTGTGGCTGGTGACGCGCTTAATAATGCCGTGCAAAGATATTTTCAGGAAGAGTTTCAGCTTCTTGTCGGGGAAAATCAGGCCGAGAAAGTTAAAATGACTATTGGCTCCGCTTTCCCTTTACCGGAGCCTTTGGTCATGACTGTGCCCGGTAAGGACATTGTTTCAGGGACTCCAACTTCTGTCGAAGTGACTGACGAAGATATTCGTATTGCACTTTCTGAATCAGTAAGAGCAATAGTTTTTGCGGTTCGTAAAGCGCTTGAAAAAACTCCCCCTGAGCTTGCAAGCGATATTGCTGAACACGGCTTGCTGTTAGCTGGTGGTGGCGCGTTGCTTAAAGGGCTTAATGAGCTTATTATGCAAGAGACTGGTTTGCAGGTTGTTATTGATGAGGACCCGCTTACCACGGTCGTTCGAGGGACTGGCAAGACGCTGGAAGATCGAGCTAAGTTCTCGGATGTATATATAAACTAA
- the rsfS gene encoding ribosome silencing factor, with product MIEKKYSTVSSQEKVAKIIEWLEAKKATNVVVLDLEGVNSFTDAVVIATAKSVRQAKALADEVSMRAKGENYEHMRVEGKDNAQWVLVDLNDVIVNIFQEDVRDSFNLESLWADAKVLYKSEAE from the coding sequence ATGATTGAAAAAAAATACAGCACTGTTTCTTCTCAGGAAAAAGTAGCTAAAATTATTGAATGGCTTGAAGCTAAAAAAGCTACCAATGTCGTTGTTCTTGATCTTGAAGGTGTTAACTCTTTTACTGACGCAGTGGTGATTGCTACTGCTAAATCTGTTCGTCAGGCAAAAGCGTTAGCAGACGAAGTTTCTATGCGCGCTAAAGGCGAAAATTACGAGCACATGCGTGTAGAGGGTAAAGATAACGCTCAGTGGGTTCTTGTTGACCTTAACGATGTTATTGTGAATATCTTCCAAGAAGATGTTCGTGACTCTTTCAATTTGGAAAGTCTCTGGGCCGACGCTAAAGTTTTATATAAATCTGAAGCTGAATAG
- a CDS encoding phenylacetate--CoA ligase family protein, translating into MIFNVEQETLPREELEAIQLRRLQNLCERVYANVPHYREQFIKAGITPADIKSLSDLAKLPFTEKQDLRDNYPFGLFAVPKENIVRLHASSGTTGKATVVGYTQRDVNNWAELMARSFMAAGADRSDFIHNSYGYGLFTGGLGVHYGAERLGATVIPISGGGTKRQVSLMKDFGATVICSTPSYGLVLHEAAQQAGIDMRDLPLRVGIFGAEPWSDEMRNDLQKKMGIDAVNIYGLSEIMGPGVSIECAVAKDGMHIFEDHFLPEIIDPVTGEQLPAGETGELVITTLTKEGIPLIRYRTRDITSLNYTPCKCGRTHVRMNRITGRSDDMLIIRGVNVFPSQIESIILETEGASPHYQIIVKRQGNLDTVEVQVEIDETLFSDAIKNLQQIEMRIQKTIKEFLGVSTKVRLVEPRSIERSQGKAKRVFDLRNEAE; encoded by the coding sequence ATGATTTTTAATGTTGAGCAAGAAACACTGCCTCGTGAAGAGTTAGAAGCAATTCAATTACGCCGGCTACAGAACCTCTGTGAACGAGTGTACGCAAATGTTCCTCACTATCGCGAACAGTTTATCAAGGCAGGAATTACTCCTGCCGATATCAAAAGCCTCAGCGACTTGGCTAAACTCCCGTTTACTGAGAAGCAGGATCTACGTGACAACTACCCGTTTGGACTTTTTGCTGTTCCAAAAGAGAATATTGTCCGCCTTCATGCTTCCAGCGGTACCACAGGTAAAGCAACTGTAGTAGGATACACTCAACGCGATGTGAATAACTGGGCGGAACTTATGGCACGCTCTTTTATGGCAGCCGGAGCAGACCGCAGTGACTTTATCCACAACTCCTACGGATACGGATTATTTACTGGTGGGTTAGGCGTCCATTATGGCGCAGAACGTCTTGGCGCAACAGTTATTCCTATTTCCGGTGGCGGTACAAAACGTCAAGTCTCACTCATGAAGGACTTCGGGGCCACAGTAATCTGCAGTACCCCATCCTACGGTCTGGTTCTACACGAAGCAGCACAGCAGGCGGGAATTGACATGCGCGATCTTCCACTACGTGTCGGCATTTTCGGTGCAGAACCGTGGTCGGACGAAATGCGTAATGACCTGCAGAAGAAAATGGGCATTGACGCTGTAAACATTTATGGTCTCTCTGAAATCATGGGGCCTGGCGTATCTATTGAATGTGCAGTTGCCAAAGACGGCATGCATATTTTTGAAGACCACTTCCTGCCAGAAATTATCGATCCAGTAACTGGTGAACAACTACCGGCAGGTGAAACAGGTGAACTGGTAATCACCACGTTAACCAAAGAAGGTATCCCGCTTATTCGTTACAGAACACGCGACATAACTTCTTTGAACTACACTCCATGTAAATGTGGCCGCACTCATGTTCGCATGAACCGTATTACAGGACGCAGTGATGACATGCTCATCATTCGTGGTGTTAACGTATTTCCTTCACAAATTGAATCCATCATTCTTGAAACTGAAGGAGCGTCTCCACATTACCAGATTATCGTCAAACGTCAGGGCAATCTTGATACTGTTGAAGTTCAGGTTGAAATTGATGAGACCCTCTTTTCTGATGCCATTAAAAATCTCCAGCAGATTGAAATGCGTATTCAAAAAACAATTAAGGAATTCCTTGGTGTTTCCACTAAAGTACGTCTCGTTGAACCCAGATCCATTGAACGCTCACAAGGCAAAGCCAAGCGAGTGTTCGACTTACGAAACGAAGCTGAATAA
- the rimI gene encoding ribosomal protein S18-alanine N-acetyltransferase has product MEADEYVFFRLEKKDSAEVAALEKKCFSTPWTEKEFSLSFDQKIFEVFGLKKNDILVAYIAMYHTEDELEILNIATDPKHRRNGAGKRLLALMLCIGQKLGIQQAFLEVRRTNIPAINLYEQMCFSQIGVRKKYYKDTGEDALLYKCNLADLSDCLC; this is encoded by the coding sequence TTGGAAGCTGATGAATATGTTTTTTTTCGTTTAGAGAAAAAAGATAGCGCAGAAGTGGCGGCACTTGAGAAAAAATGTTTTTCAACGCCTTGGACTGAAAAAGAGTTTAGTCTTTCCTTTGACCAGAAGATTTTTGAAGTCTTCGGTTTGAAGAAAAATGATATATTAGTGGCGTATATTGCTATGTACCATACAGAGGATGAGTTGGAAATATTAAACATAGCCACGGACCCGAAACATAGACGAAATGGTGCAGGAAAACGGTTACTTGCTCTTATGCTTTGCATTGGGCAAAAATTAGGTATACAACAGGCGTTTCTCGAAGTGCGCAGAACCAATATTCCTGCCATCAATCTTTATGAACAGATGTGCTTCTCTCAAATTGGGGTGCGAAAAAAATATTATAAAGACACCGGTGAGGACGCGTTACTATATAAATGTAACCTTGCGGATCTCTCCGATTGTCTGTGCTAA
- the secG gene encoding preprotein translocase subunit SecG: METLILTLHVVVCLALILLVLLQAGKEGMGVIFGGGNQSAFGGAGAGGLLVKVTATLAAIFFITSLSYNYIASDHTSDDSTIMNIQIEQKAQPSPDQAVEQKAQPSSDKTNDK; this comes from the coding sequence GTGGAAACCTTGATTCTGACCCTGCACGTTGTGGTCTGTCTTGCACTCATTTTGCTTGTTCTTTTACAGGCTGGTAAAGAGGGCATGGGTGTTATCTTTGGAGGCGGCAACCAGTCTGCTTTTGGCGGCGCTGGTGCAGGCGGTCTTCTTGTGAAAGTTACTGCAACACTTGCAGCAATCTTTTTCATTACTTCTTTGAGCTACAACTACATCGCCAGTGATCATACTTCTGATGATTCAACCATCATGAATATCCAGATTGAGCAAAAAGCCCAGCCTAGCCCAGATCAGGCTGTCGAGCAGAAAGCTCAGCCTAGTTCTGATAAGACTAACGATAAGTAG
- a CDS encoding inositol monophosphatase family protein, with product MDLQKLLPQVRSAVIESGALIREAWDKPRKVRYKGRIDLVTETDVAVENDVKARLATILPEATFLAEESAAEAPLNELTWVIDPIDGTTNFTHQVPFVCTSVGLWHNGRIVLGVINAPIMNECFYSVAGGGAWCNDKQIFVTKNDNLENSLVATGFPYTIAEDADDITDRLRRVLKASQGIRRLGAAALDLAYLAAGRFDVFYEKGLKPWDTAAGWLLVNEAGGWVTEYDASRDFSLYSPNILASNTLLHAQMSKLM from the coding sequence ATGGATTTACAAAAGCTGTTACCGCAAGTTCGTTCTGCTGTTATTGAGTCTGGTGCTCTTATCAGGGAAGCATGGGATAAGCCGCGAAAGGTTCGCTATAAAGGGCGGATTGATCTCGTAACTGAAACAGATGTTGCGGTCGAGAATGATGTGAAGGCTCGACTTGCAACAATTCTTCCTGAAGCAACCTTTCTTGCTGAAGAAAGTGCTGCCGAGGCTCCTTTGAATGAGCTTACCTGGGTTATCGACCCGATTGACGGAACAACAAACTTTACGCATCAAGTGCCGTTTGTTTGTACGTCTGTAGGACTTTGGCATAATGGTCGAATTGTGTTGGGAGTTATTAACGCTCCGATCATGAATGAGTGTTTTTACTCTGTGGCAGGTGGCGGTGCATGGTGTAATGATAAGCAGATTTTCGTAACAAAAAACGATAATCTCGAGAACTCGCTGGTTGCAACCGGTTTCCCGTATACGATTGCAGAAGATGCTGATGATATCACTGATCGTTTGCGCCGAGTGTTAAAAGCGTCACAGGGGATTCGCCGTTTAGGCGCAGCCGCGCTGGATCTGGCGTATCTTGCAGCTGGCCGTTTTGATGTGTTCTATGAGAAGGGGCTGAAGCCTTGGGATACTGCTGCTGGCTGGTTGCTTGTGAATGAAGCGGGCGGTTGGGTGACAGAATACGATGCTTCGAGAGATTTTTCTTTATATTCACCAAATATTCTGGCGAGCAATACGCTTTTGCATGCGCAGATGTCGAAATTAATGTAG